DNA from Bdellovibrionales bacterium:
AAAAGAAAGGTTTTAGCTTTAGAGTTATCGAAGATCGCTTCTCACCTAGGAGTGAGTAGTTCGATATTTTTTGAAGAGGAGGGGCTTATGGCCTCATGTGATGAGTTGCTCGTTGTAAGAGCACTCAGACATATTTCCTTTGAAAACTATCAGATATTAGTGAGTCATCTCGAGTCCGACCTCTATTTTAAAGCTAAGGCTGAAAAACAAGAAACAAAGAAGAAGATTAAAAAACTTGTCGTGGATCTGAATAGACTAAGAGTCCAGGATTTACGACCGAAAGCAATATAAGGAGAAGAGAAAATGGGTTTAATTCATTTACCATTAGGTGAGAAAAGTAATGTGAGGCAGATGCCTCCAATTCCATCGACAGATCCACGGGACATCGCTTGTGTTCGATTTTCCGCTGAGCAAGCTGAAGAGATCATGGCAAACGACTATACCTTAAAGCTATTTCATGCGACCCGCATCGAGCCATTATCCCTAGCGGGCGTTTTAGAGCGCTTCGGTGAGCCCAGCGAGGATATGGCAAAAATAGTCATCGATCGATTTGTGAAGGCCGGTATTTTAGATGTCTCGCCTGGGGATAAATACTTTACAAAATATCCTGGAAATTTCCCCAATTTTACCGAGCATACGTATGATATGAATTTGGAATTAAATAAAGATGCACGAGTTTTTAAGCTCATGAAAGAAAATGCGGGGGATCGAGAGTATTGGAATACGCAGAGTTATTTTTCAACCGATGGATTTTTTACTGAAGAACAAACAATAGAAATAAGGAAGAAACTTATGGATATCAAATTTTTTATCAAGAATGCACTTAGAGCGAATATGGAAGAGGGAAGTTTAGATGGAAAAACATTTCGTCGGCATAAATTTTATGATCTCGTTTTAGGGTCATTTTTTGCGTTTTTTATTCTTATAGGGGGGGAAGCGAATGCTTCAAACGACCCAGGAGGACAGATTGCTCAATCTAAGCAAACGGAAAGGATGCAGTCCGCGTTAAAGTGGGCTGAGCAG
Protein-coding regions in this window:
- a CDS encoding helix-turn-helix domain-containing protein, giving the protein MTLGDRKLAQKIKTLRMEKKISQQELDRMCEFTISTIAKIENQKRKVLALELSKIASHLGVSSSIFFEEEGLMASCDELLVVRALRHISFENYQILVSHLESDLYFKAKAEKQETKKKIKKLVVDLNRLRVQDLRPKAI